A genomic window from Nicotiana sylvestris chromosome 11, ASM39365v2, whole genome shotgun sequence includes:
- the LOC138880890 gene encoding uncharacterized protein, with amino-acid sequence MITASAATPSIQPARGGGQGDRGRPKEGGHGRYYALPAHIEVVASDSIITSIVSVCHRDASVLFGQGSTYSYVSSYFAPYLGVSWDSLTSPVYVPTYVGDSLVVDRVYRSCLITLSSFETRVDLLFLSMVDFDVILGMDWLSPHYSILDCHAKTLTLSMPGLLQLDWKGYDTYLAYVRDFNIDTPAVESVPVVRDFLDVFPADLSGMPPDRDIDFFIDLLQGTQPISIPPYRMAPPELKEQL; translated from the exons atgattacagcatcAGCTGCCACTCCATCTATTCagccagctcgaggtggaggtcagggagatAGAGGTCGCCCTAAAGAGGGAGGCCATGgaagatactatgcccttcctgctcatATAGAGGTTGTTGCATCCGATTCTatcattacaagtattgtttcagtctgtcatagagatgcatcggttctattcggtcaaggctctacttattcttatgtgtcatcttattttgccccgtatttgggcgtatcttgggattctttgacTTCCCCTGTTTATGTGCCTACttatgtgggagattctcttgtcgTGGACCGcgtgtatcggtcgtgtttgattactcttagtagttttgagaccagagtagATTTATTAtttctcagcatggtagattttgatgttatcttgggcatggactggttgtcgccccattattctattcttgattgtcacgccaagaccctGACTCTGTCTATGCCAGGTTTACTACAATTAGATTGGAAG GGGTATGAcacatatctagcttatgtgagagatttcAATATTGATACCCCTGCAGTTGAGTCAgtcccagtagtgagggattttctggatgtgtttccagctgatctttcgggcatgccgcccgacagagatattgattttttcATTGATTTGTTGCagggcactcaacccatctctattcctccttaccgtatggcccctcctgagttgaaggaacagttgtaG